A genomic stretch from Primulina huaijiensis isolate GDHJ02 chromosome 14, ASM1229523v2, whole genome shotgun sequence includes:
- the LOC140956823 gene encoding uncharacterized protein: MSMSPDIMKRYLRIPTAREIWSTLSKVFYDGSDEMQVFSLHQKAFSAKQGDTPLSLFYGQLVEIFQELDHRDKVIMKDPDDVKAYKQSIERLRVHIFLAGLDKIFDPIRREILRQEPLSSLEECYSLVRREALRFATLNDDDEKLEATAMITRNQFKQPSNVRPKSTYPKSFKRSSKSTSSCSHCNQTGHSESNCFEIIGYPDWWDPTRHKNSKRPSTAAIAQHTKDDATPTTSALVTTANTDGGVS; encoded by the exons ATGTCCATGTCTCCAGACATTATGAAACGATATTTACGTATACCTACTGCACGTGAAATCTGGAGTACACTTTCCAAAGTATTTTATGATGGTAGCGATGAGATGCAAGTTTTTTCTTTGCACCAAAAGGCATTTTCAGCCAAGCAAGGTGACACACCTCTCTCCTTATTTTATGGACAGCTAGTAGAAATATTTCAGGAACTTGACCATCGTGATAAAGTAATCATGAAAGATCCTGATGATGTTAAAGCATACAAGCAATCCATCGAACGATTAAGGGTTCATATATTTCTAGCGGGCttggataaaatttttgatCCAATCcgtcgagaaattttacgtcagGAACCTCTCTCAAGCTTAGAAGAATGTTACTCCTTGGTTCGTCGTGAAGCCTTGCGCTTTGCTACCTTGAATGACGATGATGAGAAACTTGAAGCCACCGCTATGATAACAAGAAATCAATTCAAACAACCATCAAACGTGCGGCCAAAATCCACCTATCCTAAGAGCTTCAAAAGGTCAAGCAAATCCACATCAAGTTGCTCTCATTGCAACCAAACGGGACATTCAGAAAGTAATTGCTTTGAAATTATTGGATATCCAGATTGGTGGGACCCCACTCGCCATAAGAACTCTAAACGGCCATCTACTGCAGCGATTGCTCAACATACGAAAGATGATGCCACTCCAACAACATCTGCATTGGTAACAACTGCGAACACAGATG GGGGAGTGTCTTGA